One window of the Cryptomeria japonica chromosome 7, Sugi_1.0, whole genome shotgun sequence genome contains the following:
- the LOC131064247 gene encoding replication protein A 70 kDa DNA-binding subunit A-like, with product MVEQKGLELKNMLTNDSVVILALRNARVAYFNGKIINITAVTTLHINPPFPEAEPLTLRGKDPLLVVPFVPETIHVDGKYSRMTISSICERMSIKPETIQTTLLAVLHFVNITDKRFYYAACPLIVNGRPCKNKCTQQVDDSWYYPRCEMTMQDYNYSYLLPVKLQDATGTLWATAFDDVGIHLLHKTAKELCALENDATTIETPFLVIKRLLSHHYSFTLLVSTDTYNSESKMKGTVNKVSPVDFKAECDALLA from the coding sequence ATGGTAGAACAAAAAGGCCTagaattgaaaaatatgttaacCAATGATAGTGTGGTTATCCTTGCTTTGCGTAATGCTCGTGTTGCTTATTTCAATGGAAAGATTATAAACATAACAGCTGTGACCACATTACATATCAACCCACCTTTTCCAGAAGCAGAACCTCTAACATTAAGAGGAAAGGACCCTTTGCTTGTTGTACCCTTTGTTCCAGAAACTATCCACGTAGATGGGAAATATAGTAGAATGACTATTTCTTCAATCTGTGAGAGGATGAGTATCAAAccagaaacaattcaaactacttTGCTGGCTGTTCTGCATTTTGTAAACATAACTGATAAAAGATTCTATTATGCAGCTTGTCCACTAATAGTCAATGGAAGGCCATGCAAAAACAAATGTACACAACAAGTTGATGATTCTTGGTACTACCCTAGATGTGAAATGACTATGCAAGACTACAACTATAGTTACCTCTTGCCAGTAAAGTTACAAGATGCCACAGGTACTCTTTGGGCCACTGCATTTGATGACGTTGGcattcacttgctacacaaaactgcAAAAGAGCTTTGTGCACTGGAAAATGATGCAACAACAATAGAAACACCTTTCTTAGTGATTAAAAGACTTTTGTCACATCACTATTCATTCACACTCTTGGTGTCCACTGACACATACAATTCAGAATCAAAGATGAAAGGCACAGTCAATAAAGTCTCTCCTGTTGACTTCAAAGCTGAGTGTGATGCACTACTTGCATAA